From Quercus lobata isolate SW786 chromosome 11, ValleyOak3.0 Primary Assembly, whole genome shotgun sequence:
CACCCCAGACAGAAGCATCGGGCTGTATAGGCATATTTTTTATGACATTATATGCCATTTCTAAACGTCCAGCTCGACCAAGCAAATCTACCATGCACCCATAGTGCTTCAAACTAGGCTTGATCCCATATTCTTCTTGCATCATTCGAAAGCACCATTGACCCTCATCAACCAAACCTGAATGGCTACAAGCTGACAATAAAGATACAAAGGTTACATGATCTGGCTTCACCCCCTCCACCAGCATTTCATTAAAAAGCTTCAAAGCTTTTTCACCATGCCCATGAATACCAAGACAAGAAATTACAGCATTCCAAGGAACTGAACTCATCCTTGGAATGTGGTAGAATAAGGACAAGACATCATCTAATCTGCCACATTTTCCATACATGTCAACAAGGCAGGTACCTACAAAAACATCCAAGTAGAGACAGTTCTTAATTACCCGTCCATGGATTCTCATCCCTTGTTGCAAGGCTCCTACATGGGAATATGCTGGTAGAATGCTTACCCATGTCCCTTGGTTAGGAATTATCTCTTTGTGCTCTTCCATCATACGGTACACTTCAATCGCCTCACTTGCAAGACCATTTTGAGCATAACCTGTGATTAAAGAATTCCACGAAATCGCATCTTTGACAGGAAGTCCTTCAAAAACCGTACGTGCAGAATCTATTGCACCCAATTTTGCATACATGTCCACAATTGCATTTCCAATGACAACATCTTCCATAAGCCAACCTCTCCTCAAAATGAATCCATGAACAGACCTACTACTTTGACGATCACTTAATTGAGCAACAATTGAAGCCAAACTCACCGCTGTCAACAAATCCGGCTGAATTCCTATTAGTTGCATCTTGTTAAAGAGCCCAAGGGCAGTAATTGGATTATCATTCTGCTCATATGCGGCAATTATTGAATTCCATGAAACCACATCTCTTACTTCCATCTGATCAAAAACTCTTTGTGCATGCCCCAAACTACCAAATTTGGCGTACATGTTAATCAAGGCATTggacacaaacaaatcacattCCAGTCCATGCTTTATGACATACAAATGAATGAGCATCCCACTTAAGCTATCATCTGATTGTGAGCAAACAGCAAGTAGACTTGAGACAGTTACAGGATCCATTTTTACCCCCTCCAGTCTCATCTCATCTAAGACCTCCAATGCCTCCGCAGCATTTCCATTCTGACAATACCCAGAAATCATTGCATTCCAAGAACCCATATCTCGAACTGGCATATTATTGAACAATTTACGCGCAGCACTTAAGAAGCCAAACCGGGAATACATATGGACCAAAGAAGCAGCCACGAAGACATCCCACTCAAAACCCAGCTTTAGAACCCAGCAATGCATCTTCTTCCCATCAACTAGATTTCCACAGGCTTTTAACACAGACGGAAAAGAGTATGAATCAGGTCTAATGCCAGAGGTCAACAAGAACAGATAGAAACAATTTATAGCATCACGGAAACGGCCACTGCGAACATAAGCTGATACCATTGAATTCCAGGTATAAACATCCTTTTTCGGAATCTGATCAAATGTGCGTTGTGCAAATGAGACATCACTGAGATAGGCATAAAGATTGACAAGCCTGGCTGAAAGAAAGATGTTTTGACCTTTCCCTGAGACCAAAAGAAAGGCATGAAGGCACTTGGCAAGGTGCACCTTTGTGCAagatgagaataaaatattaaaatcaatGTCTTTGTTCCCATTGTCGAAGCCATCTGAAGTGAATTGCCGAGAAGAGATAGCAGCTGAAAACAATGAGCAATGGGCTTGAAGTGATGGCAAAGATTTGGAAATATGCCTACCTATGCAGGTCGGCAGCAATCTGACAACAGAATCATAGGGTGTTAGCACAAATCAGATAGACTCTATAAGGTTACCAAATTCTCATCAAGAAAATACTGATtgcaaggaaatttttttcctaatttagTAAACAATCTGACTGCCAAAAACACGCTACATGTAGTTGCATTTTATTGGAATTGGGAGATTACcccaaatgaatttttcttcacttcCTTTTTTTGCAAAGTAAATTTGCTAGGCAAGTGATTGACAGTTGTTTGGCTACCTGGAACTACAAGGAAGCTATAAGTAATGCAACTATAAATATCATGGAGATTTCAATCCTCAGTTCCTCACTCAGGATGAATGTTGGCAACACACTT
This genomic window contains:
- the LOC115968731 gene encoding pentatricopeptide repeat-containing protein At4g33990, coding for MFRLLPTCIGRHISKSLPSLQAHCSLFSAAISSRQFTSDGFDNGNKDIDFNILFSSCTKVHLAKCLHAFLLVSGKGQNIFLSARLVNLYAYLSDVSFAQRTFDQIPKKDVYTWNSMVSAYVRSGRFRDAINCFYLFLLTSGIRPDSYSFPSVLKACGNLVDGKKMHCWVLKLGFEWDVFVAASLVHMYSRFGFLSAARKLFNNMPVRDMGSWNAMISGYCQNGNAAEALEVLDEMRLEGVKMDPVTVSSLLAVCSQSDDSLSGMLIHLYVIKHGLECDLFVSNALINMYAKFGSLGHAQRVFDQMEVRDVVSWNSIIAAYEQNDNPITALGLFNKMQLIGIQPDLLTAVSLASIVAQLSDRQSSRSVHGFILRRGWLMEDVVIGNAIVDMYAKLGAIDSARTVFEGLPVKDAISWNSLITGYAQNGLASEAIEVYRMMEEHKEIIPNQGTWVSILPAYSHVGALQQGMRIHGRVIKNCLYLDVFVGTCLVDMYGKCGRLDDVLSLFYHIPRMSSVPWNAVISCLGIHGHGEKALKLFNEMLVEGVKPDHVTFVSLLSACSHSGLVDEGQWCFRMMQEEYGIKPSLKHYGCMVDLLGRAGRLEMAYNVIKNMPIQPDASVWGALLGACRIHGNYELSTFASDRLFEVEPENVGYYVLLSNIYANVGKWEDLDKVRSLARNRGLRKTPGWSSIEVNNKVDVFYTGNQTHPKCEEIYNELKVLTTKMKSLGYIPDFSFVLQDVEDDEKEHILTSHSERLAIAFGIISTPPKSTIRIFKNLRVCGDCHNATKFISRITEREIVVRDSNRFHHFKDGICSCGDYW